From the genome of Acidobacteriota bacterium:
GGCCTCCGGCCCAAGGACTTCGACGTCGTCACCTCCGCGCATCCCCCGGAGGTCCGCCGCCTGTTCCGGAACTGCCGGATCATCGGCCGCCGGTTCCGACTCGCGCACGTCTATTTCCGGAACAAGATCGTCGAGGTGGCCACGTTCCGGGCCAACGTGACCGAACCTCGGGACGGCGATCTCCTGATCCGTGACGACAACCGCTTCGGAACCGCGGACGAGGACGCGGTGCGCCGCGACTTCACGATCAACGCGCTCTTCTACGATGTCGACCGGCAGGTGATCGTGGACTATGTCGGCGGAGTGGAAGACGCCGAGCGACGCATCATCCGCTGCATCGGCGATCCGCCGATACGCTTTCGCGAAGACCCGATCCGGATGCTCCGGGCGGTCCGGCACGCAGCGAGGCTCGGCTGCACGATCGAGCGCGAGACGCTCGAAGCGATCGCGACCTACCGCCGCCACGTGCTGGAGGCCGCGCCCCCTCGCATCGGCGAGGAGTTGCTCCGCATGTACAGAGGGGGCGCGATGGCACCCGCGTTCGACCTCCTCCGCGAGACGGGGCTTCTGGAAGTCGTCCTGCCGGAGCTGGCGGCTCATCTGGAAGCCGCGGGCGAGGAAGAAGTCCGCGCCCTCAGGCGCCTCCTCCGGACGATCGACGCGGTGACGCAACAGGGACAGGAGCTGCCCGCGTCGCTCCAGCTCGCTGCCCTGCTCTCTCCCGTTCTCATGGAAGCTGCCGGCCCGTCCCCCCGGGACGCCGGGGCCCGCGTGTCGGAGGCGCTGCGGCCGATCGCCCAGCGCCTTTCGGTCAGCAAGCGCGACTGCGAGCGCATCCGCCAGGTTCTCCTGGCCCTGGAACGGTTCGTGCCGGGGAAAGGGCGGAAGAGGCGCTCCGCATCGGTGTTCATGCGGAGGACTTATTTCCCC
Proteins encoded in this window:
- the pcnB gene encoding polynucleotide adenylyltransferase PcnB; translated protein: MTTGQDHGEPLPAGDPATAPPRPKEIAIAFPQEALDADAVRVIRRLTEAGHQAYLVGGCVRDLLFGLRPKDFDVVTSAHPPEVRRLFRNCRIIGRRFRLAHVYFRNKIVEVATFRANVTEPRDGDLLIRDDNRFGTADEDAVRRDFTINALFYDVDRQVIVDYVGGVEDAERRIIRCIGDPPIRFREDPIRMLRAVRHAARLGCTIERETLEAIATYRRHVLEAAPPRIGEELLRMYRGGAMAPAFDLLRETGLLEVVLPELAAHLEAAGEEEVRALRRLLRTIDAVTQQGQELPASLQLAALLSPVLMEAAGPSPRDAGARVSEALRPIAQRLSVSKRDCERIRQVLLALERFVPGKGRKRRSASVFMRRTYFPEALRLFELVAETTGDLVEEARRWRARYSELFPAGPPEDRRKPRRKRRGGRREHGEKGARTG